A stretch of Corallococcus macrosporus DNA encodes these proteins:
- a CDS encoding efflux RND transporter periplasmic adaptor subunit, translating to MRLVRGGWGAWGLVLVLAGGCSGGKDPGQSAPGGGPQAGQQSQGAGKPMPVQVLAVKPGPVRDTREYVGTLISRSSITVVPQVAGYIQKISVRPGQQVKAGQVLLVVDPRQEQASLRATQAQKASAVANREFARRTRERSAQLLKEGLVSRQDYEQAVAQAAQSEAQAQAAEAQIQNQQVQLGFFNVSAPFDGVVGDIPVKLGDYVTPQTALTIVDQSRALELSVQVPVDQAARVKIGETPLEVLNEDGEPIVRAPAFFVAPTPSANTQLVEVKAAFDNTVGLRAGQLVRAQLVYDVRDALKMPTTAVTRQGSQAFALVVGEGDAGTVVKRQPVTLGLVEGNDYEVLKGLDAGTQVIISGVQQLRDGMPIQPKPAQQAQGQTEGMPLPPAQGMGGGSDAGQ from the coding sequence ATGCGATTGGTGAGGGGCGGTTGGGGCGCGTGGGGACTCGTCCTCGTGCTGGCGGGCGGGTGCAGCGGCGGCAAGGACCCCGGCCAGTCCGCGCCCGGAGGCGGGCCCCAGGCGGGACAGCAGAGCCAGGGCGCCGGCAAGCCCATGCCCGTGCAGGTGCTGGCGGTGAAGCCCGGCCCCGTGCGCGACACCCGCGAGTACGTGGGCACCCTCATCTCCCGCAGCAGCATCACCGTCGTCCCGCAGGTCGCCGGCTACATCCAGAAGATCTCCGTCCGCCCCGGCCAGCAGGTGAAGGCGGGCCAGGTGCTGCTCGTCGTGGATCCGCGCCAGGAGCAGGCCTCCCTGCGCGCCACCCAGGCCCAGAAGGCCTCCGCCGTCGCCAACCGCGAGTTCGCGCGCAGGACGCGTGAGCGCAGCGCGCAGCTCCTCAAGGAAGGCCTCGTCAGCCGCCAGGACTACGAGCAGGCCGTGGCCCAGGCGGCGCAGTCCGAGGCCCAGGCCCAGGCGGCCGAAGCGCAGATTCAAAACCAGCAGGTGCAGCTGGGCTTCTTCAACGTGAGCGCCCCCTTCGACGGCGTCGTGGGCGACATCCCGGTGAAGCTGGGTGACTACGTGACGCCGCAGACAGCGCTCACCATCGTGGACCAGAGCCGCGCGCTGGAGCTGTCCGTGCAGGTGCCGGTGGACCAGGCCGCGCGCGTGAAGATTGGGGAGACGCCCCTGGAGGTCCTCAACGAGGACGGCGAGCCCATCGTCCGCGCGCCCGCGTTCTTCGTCGCGCCCACGCCCAGCGCGAACACGCAACTGGTGGAGGTGAAGGCCGCCTTCGACAACACCGTGGGCCTGCGCGCGGGACAACTGGTGCGCGCGCAGCTCGTCTATGACGTGCGCGACGCCCTGAAGATGCCCACCACCGCCGTCACGCGGCAGGGCAGCCAGGCCTTCGCGCTGGTCGTGGGGGAAGGCGACGCCGGCACCGTGGTGAAGCGCCAGCCCGTCACGCTAGGGCTGGTGGAGGGCAACGACTACGAGGTGCTCAAGGGGCTGGACGCGGGCACCCAGGTCATCATCAGCGGGGTGCAGCAGCTGCGGGATGGCATGCCCATCCAGCCCAAGCCCGCGCAGCAGGCGCAAGGCCAGACGGAAGGCATGCCCCTGCCCCCTGCGCAGGGCATGGGCGGCGGCTCGGACGCGGGTCAGTAA
- a CDS encoding HEAT repeat domain-containing protein, producing the protein MGGTFRMRSSRPVLVALAVVVLAAGLFFFLRSPATTAPPAPVAQAPSPPVDAGSVAAPVPVKTVEAPPAKPANHFVGSQVCADCHEEQHTGWKHDWHARALSPAAKPYVVGTFSANTHFQGESSEAWMRRDGSQYLMRTKGADGNLGEWPVQWVVGGKRMQDPITLLPDGRWQVMPVYFHVTGKGEWVDYSEKKQGALSPDHPFFWTNFRRSAQHACLDCHVTGLDARYDRAAHQWETKFADAGVACESCHGPGGRHAESQLPADIVQPAKLPKDESFAVCAQCHGPRRTLFPMLDAKHRFQPGQRYDASYQPMVLLVGNDRSGDFFPDGRPSTSSFEYQALIQSKCHLQGGATCLTCHTAPHDASAPNEVKKQKPVAARTTVNATTCQGCHPDVMAQGEKHTHHKAVAAQDCLACHMPPVVSGVLDHFADHALDVPVPQNTARHDVPNACNTCHAKETPDAMQASLVKWWPKAEARQQRRLRLADAFAEKTAAQSRGALEAVLADTTEAGTLRGAAARFLARRFKHDAVPALRTALKGTTDSTLRSDIIDGLGAANAREATEDLVPLLHDPSLWVRQGAALTLAAFGDTRAMPALQALATEPETRGLVQPHVMLGQLAMRKRDVVTATREFEQALDLQPYNADVLVRLADLYVVQGNPQKGRDRLEEALRFDPQNKFAKQRLGMLPAQ; encoded by the coding sequence ATGGGCGGCACCTTCCGGATGCGCTCCTCTCGCCCTGTCCTTGTCGCCCTCGCGGTGGTGGTTCTCGCGGCGGGCCTGTTCTTCTTCCTGCGTTCCCCGGCCACGACCGCGCCCCCCGCGCCGGTGGCCCAGGCGCCCTCGCCGCCCGTGGACGCGGGGAGCGTCGCCGCGCCCGTGCCGGTGAAGACGGTGGAGGCGCCGCCCGCGAAACCGGCGAATCACTTCGTGGGCTCGCAGGTGTGCGCGGACTGCCACGAGGAGCAGCACACCGGCTGGAAGCACGACTGGCACGCGCGGGCGCTGTCTCCCGCGGCGAAGCCGTACGTGGTGGGCACGTTCAGCGCGAACACGCACTTCCAGGGCGAGTCCAGCGAGGCGTGGATGCGCCGCGACGGAAGCCAGTACCTCATGCGCACCAAGGGCGCGGACGGGAACCTGGGCGAGTGGCCGGTGCAGTGGGTGGTGGGCGGCAAGCGGATGCAGGACCCCATCACGCTCTTGCCGGACGGCCGCTGGCAGGTGATGCCGGTGTACTTCCACGTCACGGGCAAGGGCGAGTGGGTGGACTACTCGGAGAAGAAGCAGGGGGCGCTGTCACCGGACCACCCGTTCTTCTGGACGAACTTCCGCCGCAGCGCGCAGCACGCGTGCCTGGACTGCCACGTGACGGGGCTGGACGCGCGCTATGACCGGGCGGCGCACCAGTGGGAGACGAAGTTCGCGGACGCGGGCGTCGCGTGCGAGTCCTGCCACGGGCCCGGCGGACGGCACGCGGAGTCGCAGCTGCCGGCGGACATCGTCCAGCCGGCGAAGCTGCCGAAGGACGAGTCCTTCGCGGTGTGCGCGCAGTGCCACGGGCCGCGCCGCACGCTGTTCCCCATGCTGGACGCGAAGCACCGCTTCCAGCCCGGCCAGCGCTACGACGCGAGCTATCAGCCCATGGTGCTGCTGGTGGGCAACGACCGCTCCGGGGACTTCTTCCCGGACGGGCGTCCCAGCACCTCCAGCTTCGAGTACCAGGCGCTCATCCAGTCGAAGTGCCACCTGCAGGGCGGGGCCACGTGCCTGACGTGCCACACGGCGCCGCACGACGCGAGCGCGCCCAACGAGGTGAAGAAGCAGAAGCCGGTGGCGGCGCGCACGACGGTGAACGCGACGACGTGCCAGGGCTGTCACCCGGACGTGATGGCGCAGGGGGAGAAGCACACGCACCACAAGGCGGTGGCGGCGCAGGACTGCCTGGCGTGTCACATGCCGCCGGTGGTGTCGGGCGTGCTGGACCACTTCGCGGACCACGCGCTGGACGTGCCGGTGCCGCAGAACACGGCGCGGCACGACGTGCCCAACGCGTGCAACACCTGCCACGCGAAGGAGACGCCGGACGCGATGCAGGCCTCGCTAGTGAAGTGGTGGCCGAAGGCGGAGGCGCGGCAGCAGCGGCGCCTGCGGCTGGCGGACGCGTTCGCCGAGAAGACGGCCGCGCAGAGCCGGGGAGCGCTGGAGGCGGTGCTGGCGGACACGACGGAGGCGGGCACGCTGCGGGGCGCGGCGGCGAGGTTCCTGGCGCGCCGGTTCAAGCACGACGCGGTGCCGGCGCTGCGGACGGCGTTGAAGGGCACGACGGACAGCACGTTGCGCTCGGACATCATCGACGGGCTGGGCGCGGCGAACGCGCGCGAGGCGACGGAGGACCTGGTGCCGCTGCTCCATGACCCCTCGCTGTGGGTGCGGCAGGGCGCGGCGCTGACGCTGGCGGCGTTCGGAGACACGCGCGCGATGCCGGCGCTGCAGGCCCTGGCCACGGAGCCGGAGACGCGCGGGCTGGTGCAGCCGCACGTGATGCTGGGCCAATTGGCCATGCGCAAGCGCGACGTCGTCACGGCGACGCGCGAGTTCGAGCAGGCCCTGGACCTGCAGCCCTACAACGCGGACGTGCTGGTGCGCCTGGCGGACCTGTACGTGGTGCAGGGCAACCCACAGAAGGGCCGCGACCGGCTGGAGGAAGCGCTCCGGTTCGACCCGCAGAACAAGTTCGCGAAGCAGCGCCTGGGCATGCTGCCGGCGCAGTGA
- a CDS encoding alpha/beta fold hydrolase, producing MPMRSVNGTRLYYEDTEGPGDVVVFSHGLLWSTRLFDPQVEALRGRFRCIAYDHRGQGQSDVPPESVIDMETVYADAVAFLESMRVGPVHFVGLSMGGFVGMRLAARRPDLLRSLVLLETSADPEPPTNVPRYTALNLVARYVGLAPVTAPVMRIMFGTSFLTDPGRAEERALWRARLKGNRRDIYRAVNGVIQRKPVADELPRIRTPTLVIVGEEDRATVPAKAERIHSLIPGSKLVRLSRGGHSSTVEEPALVNAELAPFLTQHASNQAAHAG from the coding sequence ATGCCCATGCGGTCCGTGAATGGAACCCGGCTGTATTACGAGGACACCGAAGGCCCCGGAGACGTGGTCGTCTTCAGCCACGGCCTTCTGTGGAGCACCCGGCTGTTCGACCCGCAGGTGGAGGCCCTGCGCGGGCGCTTCCGCTGCATCGCGTACGACCACCGGGGTCAGGGCCAGAGCGACGTGCCGCCCGAGTCCGTCATCGACATGGAGACGGTGTACGCGGACGCGGTGGCGTTCCTGGAGTCCATGCGCGTGGGCCCGGTCCACTTCGTGGGCCTGTCCATGGGCGGCTTCGTGGGCATGCGGCTCGCGGCGCGCCGGCCGGACCTGCTGCGCTCGCTGGTGCTGCTGGAGACCTCCGCGGACCCCGAGCCCCCCACCAACGTGCCGCGCTACACCGCGCTCAACCTCGTCGCGCGCTACGTGGGCCTGGCGCCCGTCACCGCGCCGGTGATGCGCATCATGTTCGGCACGTCGTTCCTCACCGACCCGGGCCGCGCGGAGGAGCGGGCGCTGTGGCGCGCGCGCCTGAAGGGCAACCGCCGCGACATCTACCGCGCCGTCAACGGCGTCATCCAACGCAAGCCCGTCGCGGACGAGCTGCCGCGCATCCGCACGCCCACGCTCGTCATCGTGGGGGAAGAGGACCGCGCCACGGTGCCCGCGAAGGCGGAGCGGATCCACTCGCTCATCCCGGGCTCCAAGCTGGTGCGCCTGTCGCGCGGGGGCCACTCGTCCACGGTGGAGGAGCCGGCGCTGGTCAACGCGGAGCTCGCCCCCTTCCTCACGCAGCACGCATCCAACCAGGCCGCGCACGCGGGCTGA
- a CDS encoding AAA family ATPase, which translates to MRITHLRLKNWRNFLEADAPLEQRVFLVGPNAAGKSNFLDAIRFLRDVADAQGGLQRAVASRRGVSQIRSLHARRYPNVMLEVEVDLGDGESWNYRLEFTQDNQRRPIVKTEAVTCGSKTLLERPNSDDKKDPALLTQTHLEQVNTNREFRELADFFSKIRYLHLVPQLVREPDRSTGRVNDPFGGDFLEQLARVPSKTLNSRLKRITSALRVAVPQLQELDLKRDERGVPHLQGKYKHWRPNAGWQNETQLSDGTLRLLGLLWAFVDGTAPLLLEEPELSLHTAVVRHIPQMMARVSRKNDRQVIVSTHSADLLGDEGIGGEEVLVLKPLKEGTQVDVAKSDDTIRALLEKGSSVAEAVIPRTEPSDSRQLAFFGEAL; encoded by the coding sequence ATGCGCATTACCCACCTTCGGCTAAAGAACTGGCGAAACTTCCTTGAGGCCGATGCTCCGCTGGAGCAGCGCGTTTTCCTCGTGGGTCCCAATGCCGCGGGTAAGTCCAACTTTCTCGATGCCATCCGGTTCTTGCGCGATGTCGCGGATGCACAAGGTGGGCTCCAACGAGCAGTTGCCTCCAGGCGTGGGGTGTCACAGATACGGTCTCTGCATGCGCGCCGGTATCCCAACGTCATGCTCGAAGTCGAAGTCGATCTTGGCGACGGCGAAAGCTGGAACTACCGCCTGGAGTTCACCCAGGACAACCAGCGCCGCCCCATTGTCAAAACAGAAGCTGTGACCTGCGGTTCCAAAACACTTCTGGAACGACCCAACAGTGACGACAAGAAAGACCCTGCTCTCCTGACTCAAACACACCTGGAGCAGGTGAATACCAATCGTGAGTTCCGCGAACTCGCGGACTTCTTCTCCAAGATTCGATACCTCCATCTCGTTCCCCAACTTGTTCGAGAACCAGACCGCTCCACGGGGAGGGTAAACGATCCGTTTGGTGGAGACTTCCTGGAGCAACTGGCCCGCGTACCATCCAAGACACTCAACTCTCGCCTGAAACGCATCACCAGTGCACTTCGGGTCGCGGTTCCGCAACTCCAAGAACTGGACCTGAAGCGCGACGAACGGGGCGTGCCTCACCTCCAAGGCAAGTACAAGCACTGGCGTCCCAATGCCGGTTGGCAGAACGAAACGCAACTTTCGGATGGAACCCTCAGGCTTCTTGGTCTGCTTTGGGCCTTTGTGGATGGAACAGCCCCCTTGCTACTGGAGGAGCCTGAACTTTCGCTTCACACTGCGGTCGTTCGGCATATCCCTCAAATGATGGCCAGGGTGAGCCGCAAGAACGACCGGCAAGTTATTGTCAGTACTCACAGCGCAGATCTCTTGGGGGATGAGGGGATCGGCGGTGAAGAGGTACTCGTGCTGAAACCCCTCAAGGAGGGGACGCAAGTGGATGTCGCTAAATCCGATGACACCATTCGCGCGCTTCTTGAAAAAGGTTCTTCCGTCGCTGAAGCTGTGATTCCCAGAACAGAGCCAAGTGACTCCAGACAACTTGCCTTCTTTGGTGAGGCGCTGTGA
- a CDS encoding TolC family protein codes for MFAALLVPAGLPGAATAQPGSGHASPVLAQNTAPPQRAPPAPPPPAARTPNPDDVPEVPPPFQANVSDPLLAPAPPAPQQLQSWNEALTLLRQRSTDLQAALGQIEVAAGTWRVALANLLPSVGGTLSVQYNVLNPDVPAVGGGVGGGVGGGVGSAGGFKPTQLLGLGVLTANVPVVDLASLYALGSAKESRRTADLSLAETRRQLTRGLAQALVSVSSTERLAEVNRVNLRTALERLALAQRRFELGAGTRLDVVRVEQDAQSARRNVVTGDENLRQARESLGLALGTPTPVGLKPGLELNTFLEGANAACRTLESLDNRPDIAAAKSRQVVAERAIGEVKRQYAPTLDLTSTTTALTVNPGFAEVPIWNIGASLVLPFWDGGAREGRLRQARGQLEQARADVTNRERNVAVEVTQAKRAVQVTRATRDLAERERGLAEENDRLTRRSFEVGTGTSLELVQSAGALRQAELELVIRDFQFRQAQVDAFLSEAACDW; via the coding sequence ATGTTCGCAGCCCTGCTGGTCCCCGCCGGGCTCCCCGGCGCCGCGACCGCGCAGCCCGGCTCCGGACACGCCTCGCCGGTCCTCGCGCAGAACACCGCGCCACCGCAACGCGCTCCACCCGCGCCTCCACCACCCGCCGCGCGGACACCGAACCCGGACGACGTGCCGGAAGTGCCACCGCCCTTCCAGGCGAACGTGTCGGATCCGCTGCTCGCGCCCGCACCTCCCGCGCCCCAGCAGCTCCAGTCCTGGAACGAGGCGCTCACGCTCCTGCGCCAGCGCTCCACCGACCTCCAGGCCGCCCTGGGCCAGATTGAAGTCGCCGCGGGCACGTGGCGCGTCGCGCTCGCCAACCTGCTGCCCTCCGTCGGCGGCACCCTGTCCGTCCAGTACAACGTCCTCAACCCGGACGTCCCCGCCGTGGGCGGTGGCGTGGGCGGCGGCGTGGGCGGTGGCGTGGGCAGCGCCGGAGGCTTCAAGCCCACGCAGCTGCTGGGCCTCGGCGTGCTCACCGCCAACGTCCCCGTCGTGGACCTGGCCAGCCTCTACGCCCTGGGCAGCGCCAAGGAGTCGCGGCGCACCGCCGACCTGTCGCTCGCGGAGACGCGCCGGCAGCTCACCCGGGGCCTCGCGCAGGCGCTCGTGTCCGTGTCCTCCACGGAGCGCCTGGCGGAGGTCAACCGCGTCAACCTGCGCACCGCGCTGGAGCGGCTGGCCCTCGCGCAGCGCCGCTTCGAGCTGGGCGCCGGCACCCGCCTGGACGTCGTCCGCGTGGAACAGGACGCCCAGTCCGCCCGCCGCAACGTCGTCACCGGCGATGAGAACCTGCGCCAGGCGCGCGAGTCCCTGGGCCTGGCCCTGGGCACCCCGACCCCCGTGGGCCTCAAGCCGGGGCTGGAATTGAACACGTTCCTCGAGGGCGCCAACGCCGCCTGCCGCACGCTGGAGTCGCTGGACAACCGCCCGGACATCGCCGCCGCGAAGTCGCGCCAGGTGGTGGCCGAGCGCGCCATCGGCGAGGTGAAGCGCCAGTACGCGCCCACCCTGGACCTCACCAGCACCACCACCGCGCTCACCGTCAACCCGGGCTTCGCGGAGGTGCCCATCTGGAACATCGGCGCCAGCCTGGTGCTGCCCTTCTGGGACGGCGGCGCGCGCGAGGGCCGGCTGCGCCAGGCGCGCGGACAACTGGAGCAGGCCCGCGCGGACGTCACCAACCGCGAGCGCAACGTCGCCGTGGAGGTCACCCAGGCGAAGCGCGCCGTGCAGGTGACCCGGGCCACGCGCGACCTGGCGGAGCGCGAGCGCGGGCTCGCGGAAGAGAACGACCGGCTCACCCGCCGCAGCTTTGAAGTGGGCACCGGAACGAGCCTCGAGCTGGTGCAGTCAGCCGGGGCCCTGCGTCAGGCGGAGCTGGAGCTCGTCATCCGAGACTTCCAGTTCCGCCAGGCCCAGGTGGATGCATTCCTGTCGGAGGCGGCATGCGATTGGTGA
- a CDS encoding DUF427 domain-containing protein: MPVAKWNGVVLAKSDAFETVEGNVYFPPDSLVREHFKPSATHTHCPWKGEASYYSVEVDGKTNADAAWFYPEPKPAAANIRGYVAFWKGVTVER, from the coding sequence ATGCCCGTGGCGAAATGGAACGGCGTCGTGCTCGCGAAGAGCGACGCCTTTGAGACGGTGGAGGGCAATGTCTATTTCCCTCCCGACAGCCTGGTGCGCGAGCACTTCAAGCCCAGCGCCACGCACACCCACTGCCCGTGGAAGGGCGAGGCGAGCTACTACTCCGTGGAGGTGGACGGGAAGACCAACGCGGACGCCGCCTGGTTCTACCCGGAGCCCAAGCCGGCCGCGGCCAACATCCGCGGCTACGTGGCCTTCTGGAAGGGCGTCACGGTGGAGCGCTGA
- a CDS encoding efflux RND transporter permease subunit, with translation MFTDFFIKRPVFSSVLSILITLVGAISIPSLPIEQYPELALPQVQVSATYTGASAETVESAVTTVLERQLNGMEGMRYMSSTSTNDGQSTITATFDPSRDVDLAAVDVQNRVATATPQLPAQVNALGVTVRKAQTQLLVSFGVYDKEKRYDTEFISNYADVFIRDALLRVKGVGDVRIFGERRFAMRLWLDPTELARRNLTAQDVLNALQEQNVQVGAGKVGQAPSAKDQAYQLSLQVKGQLSSPDEFGAIVIQRGQDGALVRIRDVGQVQLGAENYQQLLRFNGQDAVGLGITQLPGSNALEVREGVETELKRLSANFPPGLTYQVAFDTTAAVSASIEEVLHALGEAILLVILVIFIFLHGWRSVLVAVTTLPVSLVGTFMFVNAFGFSLNTLTLFGLTLATGLVVDDAIVVIENVERVIEHDKVDAKEATHRGMQQVAGVVVATALVLSAVFIPVSFFPGTTGAIYRQFALTIAFSISLSALVALTLSPALCARLLRPNEGQKFVLARKFDQGMDALRRGYGKLLRLMLGKARWLVVGVFALFLVGTGLLYRATPTGFIPDEDQGYLIVAVQGPEGTSLEYTRNVLIQVEGIIKQQQEVTQIFTVGGFSLLGTGSNYGSLFINLKPWEERTTRESSVAGLVERLRPQLSQVGGARVLPLQPPAIRGVGSVGGFEFVLEDQQGGRTLEELAQATQTLVGRASQEQQLRGVFSAFTAGTPQLNIDVDREKAKALGVPLSTLFSTLQVYLGSQYVNDFTFANRVYRVFVQAATPFRDNPKDIGSFYVRSDTGAMVPLESLVKVTPMTTAPNITHYNLFRSANINGQGAPGVSTGQALTAMEQVAKQALPPGFTFEWTGLSQEQKSAGNTVLVIFALGIVFVFLVLAAQYESFALPFVVMLAVPVAMMGALLLQNLRGLVNDVFCQVGLVMLVGLASKNAILIVEFGEQLRAQGQGVVESAINAAETRLRPILMTSFAFLFGVVPLMLASGAGASARKSLGTAVFGGMLFSTFVNLIFIPVLYALVEGARTKVLKHRKHGNSPSGPQNPPPPSIPPEGEPPRPQPA, from the coding sequence ATGTTCACCGACTTCTTCATCAAGCGGCCCGTCTTCTCGAGCGTGCTGTCCATCCTCATCACGCTCGTGGGCGCCATCTCCATTCCCAGCCTCCCCATCGAGCAGTACCCGGAGCTGGCGCTGCCGCAGGTGCAGGTCTCGGCCACGTACACCGGCGCGTCCGCGGAGACGGTGGAGAGCGCCGTCACCACGGTGCTGGAGCGCCAGCTCAACGGCATGGAGGGCATGCGCTACATGTCCTCCACCAGCACCAACGACGGCCAGTCCACCATCACCGCGACGTTCGACCCGTCACGCGACGTGGACCTGGCGGCGGTGGACGTGCAGAACCGCGTCGCCACCGCCACGCCGCAGCTGCCCGCGCAGGTGAACGCGCTGGGCGTCACCGTGCGCAAGGCGCAGACGCAGCTGCTGGTGTCCTTTGGCGTCTACGACAAGGAGAAGCGCTACGACACGGAGTTCATCAGCAACTACGCGGACGTCTTCATCCGCGACGCGCTGTTGCGCGTGAAGGGCGTGGGCGACGTGCGCATCTTCGGCGAGCGCCGCTTCGCCATGCGCCTGTGGCTGGACCCCACGGAGCTGGCCCGCCGCAACCTCACCGCGCAGGACGTGCTCAACGCGCTCCAGGAGCAGAACGTCCAGGTGGGCGCGGGCAAGGTGGGCCAGGCCCCGTCCGCCAAGGACCAGGCGTATCAACTGTCGCTCCAGGTGAAGGGCCAGCTGTCGTCCCCGGACGAGTTCGGCGCCATCGTCATCCAGCGCGGCCAGGACGGCGCCCTGGTGCGCATCCGCGACGTGGGCCAGGTGCAGCTGGGCGCGGAGAACTACCAGCAGCTCTTGCGCTTCAACGGCCAGGACGCGGTGGGCCTGGGCATCACGCAGCTGCCCGGCTCCAACGCGCTGGAGGTCCGCGAGGGCGTGGAGACGGAGTTGAAGCGGCTGTCCGCCAACTTCCCGCCGGGCCTCACCTATCAGGTGGCCTTCGACACCACGGCCGCGGTGAGCGCGTCCATCGAGGAGGTGCTCCACGCGCTGGGCGAGGCCATCCTCCTGGTCATCCTGGTCATCTTCATCTTCCTGCACGGCTGGCGCAGCGTGCTGGTGGCGGTGACGACGCTGCCCGTGTCGCTGGTGGGCACGTTCATGTTCGTCAACGCATTCGGCTTCTCGCTCAACACGCTGACGCTCTTCGGCCTGACGCTGGCCACGGGCCTGGTGGTGGATGACGCCATCGTCGTCATCGAGAACGTGGAGCGCGTCATCGAGCACGACAAGGTGGACGCGAAGGAGGCCACGCACCGGGGCATGCAGCAGGTGGCCGGCGTGGTGGTGGCCACCGCGCTGGTGCTCTCCGCGGTGTTCATCCCGGTGTCCTTCTTCCCCGGCACCACGGGCGCCATCTACCGCCAGTTCGCGCTCACCATCGCGTTCTCCATCAGCCTCTCCGCGCTCGTCGCGCTCACCCTGTCCCCCGCGCTGTGCGCGCGCCTCCTGCGCCCCAACGAGGGCCAGAAGTTCGTCCTGGCGCGCAAGTTCGACCAGGGCATGGACGCGCTCCGGCGCGGCTACGGGAAGCTCCTGCGCCTGATGCTGGGCAAGGCCCGCTGGCTCGTCGTCGGCGTCTTCGCGCTGTTCCTCGTGGGCACGGGCCTGCTCTACCGGGCCACGCCCACGGGCTTCATCCCGGACGAGGACCAGGGCTACCTCATCGTCGCGGTGCAGGGCCCGGAGGGCACGTCCCTGGAGTACACGCGCAACGTGCTCATCCAGGTGGAGGGCATCATCAAGCAGCAGCAGGAGGTGACGCAGATCTTCACCGTGGGCGGCTTCTCGCTCCTGGGCACGGGGTCCAACTACGGCTCGCTCTTCATCAACCTGAAGCCCTGGGAGGAGCGCACGACGCGCGAGTCCAGCGTGGCGGGCCTGGTGGAGCGGCTGCGTCCCCAACTGTCCCAGGTGGGCGGCGCGCGCGTGCTGCCCCTGCAACCGCCCGCCATCCGCGGCGTGGGCAGCGTGGGCGGCTTCGAGTTCGTGCTGGAGGACCAGCAGGGCGGCCGCACGCTGGAGGAGCTGGCGCAGGCCACCCAGACGCTGGTGGGCCGGGCCAGCCAGGAGCAGCAACTGCGCGGCGTGTTCTCCGCGTTCACCGCGGGCACGCCGCAGCTCAACATCGACGTGGACCGGGAGAAGGCCAAGGCGCTGGGCGTGCCGCTGTCCACGCTGTTCTCCACGCTCCAGGTGTACCTGGGCAGCCAGTACGTGAACGACTTCACCTTCGCCAACCGCGTCTACCGCGTGTTCGTGCAGGCCGCGACGCCCTTCCGTGACAACCCGAAGGACATCGGCAGCTTCTACGTGCGCTCGGACACCGGGGCCATGGTGCCGCTGGAGTCGCTGGTGAAGGTGACGCCCATGACGACGGCGCCCAACATCACGCACTACAACCTCTTCCGCTCCGCGAACATCAACGGCCAGGGCGCGCCCGGCGTCTCCACCGGCCAGGCGCTCACCGCCATGGAGCAGGTCGCGAAGCAGGCCCTGCCGCCGGGCTTCACCTTCGAGTGGACGGGCCTGTCACAGGAGCAGAAGAGCGCGGGCAACACCGTGCTCGTCATCTTCGCGCTGGGCATCGTGTTCGTGTTCCTGGTGCTGGCCGCGCAGTACGAGAGCTTCGCCCTGCCCTTCGTCGTCATGCTCGCGGTGCCCGTCGCCATGATGGGCGCGCTGCTGCTGCAGAACCTGCGCGGGCTGGTGAACGACGTGTTCTGCCAGGTGGGGCTGGTGATGCTGGTGGGCCTCGCGTCCAAGAACGCCATCCTCATCGTGGAGTTCGGCGAGCAGCTGCGCGCGCAGGGTCAGGGCGTGGTGGAGTCCGCCATCAACGCGGCGGAGACGCGCCTGCGGCCCATCCTGATGACGTCCTTCGCGTTCCTCTTCGGCGTGGTGCCGCTGATGCTGGCCAGCGGCGCGGGCGCGTCCGCGCGCAAGTCGCTGGGCACCGCCGTCTTCGGCGGCATGCTCTTCTCCACCTTCGTGAACCTCATCTTCATCCCCGTGCTCTACGCGCTGGTGGAAGGGGCGCGCACGAAGGTCTTGAAACACCGCAAGCACGGCAATTCGCCGAGCGGACCGCAGAATCCGCCGCCGCCGTCCATCCCTCCCGAGGGGGAGCCACCGCGACCCCAGCCGGCGTAA